CTATGTTGTCAGGTCTTAACGCTAAAGTGGCGAGTGCATCAGATAAGCAAACAATGATTGATATTCAAATTATCAATACAGCGATCGCTGCGGAGCATGAAGCTGTAGCAGCCTATCAATTGGGTGCGGAAAGTGGCTTGTTATCAACGCCAGTATTGAATGTCGCAGTACAGTTTCAAGGCCATCATAAAGAACACATCGATGCCCTGACCCAAGCGATTAAGTCATTAGGTGCTGAGGCGGTAGACCCGCTGGCGAAGTATGAATTTCCAGTTGAAAAACTTAAATCAGAAACTGATGTTTTAACATTTGCGGCTAGTTTGGAGCGGGGAGCTGTCAGCGCCTATGCCGGGGCAATACCGCTGTTTGAGCAGCGAGAATTATCTAAAGCCGCAGCCAGTATCCTTGCGGATGAAGCCATGCATTGGGCGGTATTAAGGCAGGTGCTAGGGCTTGATCCAGTGCCGGGTGCATTCTTTTCATGATATATCGCCGTGTGCTGCCGGTATTTGTATGTTGTATATTGAGTATATGGAATAGCGGCATACTCGCGGAAGAGCAGGCACTGGGCCTGCTTTCAAAGCCTCTTTCCAGGCCGCTTTCAGAGGTGCAGACAACCATATCAGTACAGGCTGGAAAGGCTCACTATGCAATGTGTTTGGGTTGCCATTCTCCCGGTTACAACCGCACCGGCCCTATGCACTGTGGTGTGTTCGGTCGGCAGGCCGGTAGTCAGGAAGGTTACCAGTACAGTGAGGCCTTAAAAGCATCATCTCTACGTTGGAATCGGCAAGCTCTCGACCTGTTTCTTGAGGCACCAACTAAAATGGTGCCTGGAACCTCGATGACTTTCGCGGGCATCCCTGATGCCAGTGTCAGAACGCAGTTGATTGACTATCTGGTCACATTGGCGCCAGAGCATAAAGATTGTGAATGAAGATAGGATCTATATGGATTATTCAATACAGGCATTAGCATCGAATAGGCTACATGCAGAATATTTCTCCGAGTCGGATTTAGAATTAATAACTCGTGTCCGGTCGGGTAATTCAGCGGCCTTTGAGCCAATAATGAGGCGCTATAACCAAAGACTGTTTCGTTTGTCGCGTAGCCTGTGTAAAAACGACTCCGATGCGATGGATATTCTTCAGGACAGCTATGTTGTTGCCTATGAAAAACTAGCGCAGTTTTCCGGGCCCGATGGGTTTGTGGGCTGGTTGTCTCGTATCGTACGCAACGAGGCGCTTATGCGAATACGTAGAAATAAACTTGTCGATATCTGTTCCATTCAGGATCATGAACCACTCTCTTTAAATAAAGAGGGGCCTTCTGAGATTTTGGCGCAAGGGCAATTGACGACAATAATTGAGCAAGCTATTGATCAGTTACCTGATGGTTATGCCAGTGTGTTTGTGATGCGGGGTGTACAGCAATTAACAACGCAGGAAACAGCGATCTCGCTTGATCTGGAAATTGATGTCGTTAAAAAACGATATTCCAGAGCGAAAAAGAAGCTTCGCCAACAGTTAGAACTACATATTCAAGCAGCAGGCCTTGATGTGTTTGAGTTTGCGGGTGAGCATTGTGATGCAGTTGTCAGCAACGTCTTAGCACGGATCAATCAACGGTAAACAAAGGGGGCAGAGTGATTGGGTCTATCCAGTTACGCTGGCTCTTTTTATGGCTTCAATTTACACCGTTCATTCATTTTTGTAATAAATCCAATATCACAGCCCGGCCTGCCGGGCGGGCGCGGGCGCAGCGACTTCCCTGGGTGTTTCGCTTAGAAACGGCGCTGCGCCATTTATTAAAAATAAGTGGCCTTAACACACCCACAAACAGTCCTTGCTTAATCCGCTGCTAAGCCAGTCACACAGAGGGGAAGTATATTTCGTGTTAACTACTCGTTTTTATTCCTGAGGAAAAATTATTCATGCAGATGTAAGAGGGGGATAATCATTTATATTTCATTTTTTTGTGGCAGTTGTGGCGTTGACATGAAATATTTAAAACAATAAAGATCGCGTAGCGGGCAAGGGCTGCTAAAAAATCAATTTTATTAGTCCTTTACGTGGCTTGGGTTAAGTACCAAGAAATGGAAAAAATGAAATTGAAAGGACTAATGCGTATCTTAGCTATGAGCTTTATTATGGCTCACAGCGCTATATCTAATGCAGATATTTATCAGCTTCAGCAAAATCTATTTGTTGCTGGAATTCAGTCGGGTGAGTTTGACTATTTTGCATCACCAAATAAAAATGGGAGGCAGCGGCAGGCTAATTGGTGTTGGGCAGCCTCTATTCAAATGGTTCTTAATTACCATGGGCTCTATGTTTCTCAAGAGCAAGTAGTCCAAAAAATCTATGGCGGTCAAATCGACCAGCCTGCAAACTCCAATCAAATTCTGAACGCATTAACAGGATGGGCTCCCGATAATAGAGGCCGTAGCTCCTCTATTTATGCAAAACCATATACATCTTCAGGTAGAGAGCTTGTGCAAGCATTGGCAAATAAGTGGCCTTTAATAGTTGGTCTTCGAAATCCTAATGGAGGTATTGGTCACGCTGTAGTTCTTACAGCCGTTTATTACTCAGTAGACCAATTTAATAATCCGATCTTAAACGGAGTTGTTTTACGTGATCCGTGGCCTGGTAGTCCATCAAGGCAGAAACTCTCCTGGAACGAGTTTCAGTCAAGGTTAATGTTCATGACACAAGTTTATGTTGAAAGGCTTTAGCAAACGTATATAGGCGAACCGACGAAACTAATTTTCCACCTCCTGTGTTTGACGCAATGCAGGGAGAGGTGATTAGTAATGACGCCGAGAATAAGGTACTGATCAATAGGTTTCCCATCCTAACCGAGCAGTTGAATCCCTACGGCACTATGCAGGGTGGTGTCGTATCGGCAATTGTGGATAATACTCAGTGGTCCACTGAGTATGCTGGTTTCACCCCCCTAATTTTACCCGCTATATGGAAATAAAATATGGGAAGGTTATCACGCCAGATCTTGGCTATATCTATGTGACAGCACGGTTTATTGAGAAAAAGAAACGACAACTGTTTTTTGAAGCTATGGCTGAAGATAAGGATGGCGCTAAGCTAGCGTCAGCTATGTCTGTACAGTGGATTATTGATTGATAGAGAAGATGGATACGGTGCTATTCTGTGTTTGGCGTTAACGTTATATGGAGATCAAATGAGCAGACGCTGTCAAAGGAATGAGAAGCCGGAAGGCCCGTTGATTAGTTTCCTAATGGGCCAGTTAGCAGCTGCATTGTTTGCAGTGCCAACAGCTGCACTATTGTGGTTTGCGACAAACAAGCAGTTAGCCCTGTGGGGGCCAGGCGGAGCGTTCATTGGTGCAACAGGCTTCTGGCTAATCCTGGCTTGTTTCGCCTTTGTTTCTCTATTTATACCGCGCTTTTTTCCTTCCCTGTTGGGAAAGGTCTGGAATGGCATCATAAGAATTGAACAGTGGTTTTAAAACACGCCGGAGGTTCTTGCTTAACCTATGTCAACAACCGCTCAGTTTTCTAACTGAGCGGCCTGATTGACCAGATCTGGCAGGCTTTCTGCGTGCATTTTACTCATTACTCTGGAGCGGTGAACCTCAACGGTTTTCGGACTGATGCCCAGCTCTTCAGCAATTTCACGATTGGATTTTCCTGATACTACCAGGGTCATGACTTCCCGTTCTCGACGGCTTAAGTCTTCGTAGCGTTTGATTATCTGCTCTTGCTGTTGCTGATCGGCAAACATCACATCGGCTTTTTTCAACGCGTTCTGTACCAGCGGGATCAGGACTTCATCATCAAAGGGCTTTTCGAGGAAATCGATGGCACCGTTTTTCATCGCGGTGACGGCCATAGGAATATCCCCGTGGCCACTGAGCACGATGATGGGTAGGTTGATCTCTCGTTCCAGCATAATCTGTTGCAACGCGAGTCCGTTTATTTCAGGCATCCGTACATCCAGTAACATACAGCCTTTGTCGCCCTTATAATTGCTCAGGAAATCCCGGGCAGAGGAGAAACTCTCGACGGGCAGGTCATCACTTTCCAACAACCACTGCATGGAATCTCGAAAGTCATCATCGTCATCAACAATGAAAACGGTACCGTTGTATCTACTCATTTATCTTAGATCCTATCCCTTTGCAGGAATCTTTATATGAAACTGGGTGCCTGTTTGATCATCACTTTCTGCCCATAATTGCCCACCATGGGCCTCGATAATGGTGCGGGAGATTGATAGCCCCATGCCAAGCCCTGTGGATTTGGACGTAAAGAAGGGTTCAAACAGTTTCGCTAATACCTCAGCGCTGATGCCATCGGCATGATCTGCCACTGAGATATAGACATAATCTTTTGCTTTGCGAGTGCTGATGATAACGGGTCGATGATTTTTTTCACAGTCGTTATAGGCTTCTATCGCGTTACGGATCAGATTGACCAGTACCTGCTCGATCTGAATTTTATCGGCCACGATTAACTGTTCGCCGCCTTCCAGCTCAAATTCGAATGAGGTGTTGTGGTCCAATGCTTCCTGCTTGAGGAATTCGGCAATCTCCCTGCAACTCTCGTTGAGGGAGAATTCCATGCGCTGGTATTCTGTTTTCTTAACGAAACTACGCATCCGTTTAACAATTTCTGCAGCCCGTTTGGCCTGTCGGGTAATCAGCTCCATCGACTTACCTATCTCGTCGACCGAGGATATACGTCCTTCTTCAATACGTCGCATCGAGCCGCGGCAGTAATTGAGAATGGCAGCCAGTGGCTGATTTATCTCATGGGCCAGTCCTGATGCCATTTCACCCACCGAGAGTAGCCGGGCAATGTGGGCCATTTCCAGCTGGTTACGTTTCATTTCGTCTTCAGCTTTCCGGCGGAGGGTGATATCCCGGCCGATAATAGAGTAATACTCTACTTGCATATCATCGTTTAGATTCCGATGAGCAATAACTTCCCGTATCTCTGCTGTGCGGTCTCTCCCGGAGGGCAGTTGCATCTGAATGCTGCCATACCAGGTGCCATGAGAGGCTGCGTGATTCAGCGCATCCTGTACCAGAGATGCGAATGTTTTGGGTTCGAACATTTGCTCCAGATAGAACACGACAGGGTTCTCTTTTTCTGTGCCCAGCGTGATGTAGGTTGCCTCGTTCATATAGGTGAGCTGCATCGTTTTATGGTTACAGAACATAATCATGTCGGAAGACGCTTCAACCACTCGGGCCAGACGGCGAGTGGCCTGCTGTGCCAGCGTTTGCTCGGTCACATCACGAGAGACACAAACCACTTCAATGGGTTTGCCTTCGGTATCTCTTAAGGTACGGCTGGTGGTTTCGAGCCAGATATAGTGACCGTTTTTGTGTTTATAACGGTAAACATTGGTGTACATCCCTTTACGGTAACGTACTGAGTCAGAACGTTTTATCAGGTTGTCGGCATCTTCCGGATGAAACAGGTCGTAGCCTGCTGTACCGATCATTTCATCGACGGTATAGCCGAGCATCCGTTCAACCGCCGGGCTGACATCGAGAAAGGTCCACTCG
The genomic region above belongs to Amphritea japonica ATCC BAA-1530 and contains:
- a CDS encoding ferritin-like domain-containing protein encodes the protein MSKLLSQQVQTSSATTLEVPSRRSFFRSGGQLTLSAMSLAMLSGLNAKVASASDKQTMIDIQIINTAIAAEHEAVAAYQLGAESGLLSTPVLNVAVQFQGHHKEHIDALTQAIKSLGAEAVDPLAKYEFPVEKLKSETDVLTFAASLERGAVSAYAGAIPLFEQRELSKAAASILADEAMHWAVLRQVLGLDPVPGAFFS
- a CDS encoding c-type cytochrome — encoded protein: MIYRRVLPVFVCCILSIWNSGILAEEQALGLLSKPLSRPLSEVQTTISVQAGKAHYAMCLGCHSPGYNRTGPMHCGVFGRQAGSQEGYQYSEALKASSLRWNRQALDLFLEAPTKMVPGTSMTFAGIPDASVRTQLIDYLVTLAPEHKDCE
- a CDS encoding RNA polymerase sigma factor, which gives rise to MDYSIQALASNRLHAEYFSESDLELITRVRSGNSAAFEPIMRRYNQRLFRLSRSLCKNDSDAMDILQDSYVVAYEKLAQFSGPDGFVGWLSRIVRNEALMRIRRNKLVDICSIQDHEPLSLNKEGPSEILAQGQLTTIIEQAIDQLPDGYASVFVMRGVQQLTTQETAISLDLEIDVVKKRYSRAKKKLRQQLELHIQAAGLDVFEFAGEHCDAVVSNVLARINQR
- a CDS encoding papain-like cysteine protease family protein; its protein translation is MEKMKLKGLMRILAMSFIMAHSAISNADIYQLQQNLFVAGIQSGEFDYFASPNKNGRQRQANWCWAASIQMVLNYHGLYVSQEQVVQKIYGGQIDQPANSNQILNALTGWAPDNRGRSSSIYAKPYTSSGRELVQALANKWPLIVGLRNPNGGIGHAVVLTAVYYSVDQFNNPILNGVVLRDPWPGSPSRQKLSWNEFQSRLMFMTQVYVERL
- a CDS encoding response regulator transcription factor, whose translation is MSRYNGTVFIVDDDDDFRDSMQWLLESDDLPVESFSSARDFLSNYKGDKGCMLLDVRMPEINGLALQQIMLEREINLPIIVLSGHGDIPMAVTAMKNGAIDFLEKPFDDEVLIPLVQNALKKADVMFADQQQQEQIIKRYEDLSRREREVMTLVVSGKSNREIAEELGISPKTVEVHRSRVMSKMHAESLPDLVNQAAQLEN
- a CDS encoding ATP-binding protein; translated protein: MSIEQDLKAISDMDEGERSRFLVEQSTDMISRHTPTTEWTFLDVSPAVERMLGYTVDEMIGTAGYDLFHPEDADNLIKRSDSVRYRKGMYTNVYRYKHKNGHYIWLETTSRTLRDTEGKPIEVVCVSRDVTEQTLAQQATRRLARVVEASSDMIMFCNHKTMQLTYMNEATYITLGTEKENPVVFYLEQMFEPKTFASLVQDALNHAASHGTWYGSIQMQLPSGRDRTAEIREVIAHRNLNDDMQVEYYSIIGRDITLRRKAEDEMKRNQLEMAHIARLLSVGEMASGLAHEINQPLAAILNYCRGSMRRIEEGRISSVDEIGKSMELITRQAKRAAEIVKRMRSFVKKTEYQRMEFSLNESCREIAEFLKQEALDHNTSFEFELEGGEQLIVADKIQIEQVLVNLIRNAIEAYNDCEKNHRPVIISTRKAKDYVYISVADHADGISAEVLAKLFEPFFTSKSTGLGMGLSISRTIIEAHGGQLWAESDDQTGTQFHIKIPAKG